A DNA window from Paenibacillus sp. HWE-109 contains the following coding sequences:
- a CDS encoding carbohydrate ABC transporter permease — protein MGKSERRETKEFYILTFPWIVTFIFLSLIPLLYGFYLSFTNYAGFNFDSVKSVGFRNYKNVFSDNDAMYSLGRSFSVGALNVFFSTVIGFMIAVLLNNNFKAIGFFRSLYYLPAILPITAVGLMWKNIFSDNGLLNDILHFIGFNQVHWLGYDHATLSLLILLCWGCGGGIIIYLAGLKGISQELYEAAAIDGAGAFYRFRVITIPLMTPVIFFNLVFGIINSLQLFAQTTLLTSNSGLMGVPIRPIYLYLVHTYQQIFMFQRYAYGLALLWVLFIITILLTLIIFGTSRLWVHYETGDQKGR, from the coding sequence ATGGGGAAGAGCGAACGAAGAGAAACCAAAGAGTTCTATATCCTAACTTTTCCATGGATCGTGACATTTATTTTCCTATCTCTTATCCCGCTATTGTATGGATTTTATTTAAGCTTTACAAATTATGCCGGGTTTAATTTCGATAGTGTAAAGAGTGTTGGTTTTCGTAATTACAAGAATGTATTTTCGGATAACGATGCCATGTATTCGTTAGGACGATCTTTTTCAGTGGGAGCTTTAAATGTTTTTTTTAGCACGGTTATTGGTTTTATGATTGCCGTATTACTTAATAATAACTTTAAAGCCATAGGTTTTTTTAGGTCGCTTTATTATTTACCTGCGATTTTACCTATCACTGCTGTGGGGTTGATGTGGAAAAATATTTTTTCAGACAATGGGTTATTAAATGATATATTGCATTTTATTGGTTTTAACCAGGTCCATTGGCTGGGCTATGATCATGCTACACTTTCTCTACTAATATTGTTGTGCTGGGGTTGTGGGGGCGGGATCATTATTTATCTGGCAGGCTTGAAAGGAATTTCGCAAGAGCTTTATGAGGCGGCCGCAATTGATGGGGCTGGAGCATTCTATCGTTTTCGAGTGATAACCATTCCGTTAATGACACCTGTCATTTTCTTCAATCTTGTTTTTGGAATCATTAATTCCTTGCAATTATTTGCCCAGACCACCTTACTCACATCCAATAGCGGATTGATGGGAGTTCCCATTCGACCGATTTATTTATATTTAGTTCATACCTATCAACAGATATTTATGTTCCAACGGTATGCGTATGGTTTAGCCTTGCTATGGGTGTTATTTATCATTACGATCTTACTTACCCTGATTATCTTCGGTACGAGCCGATTATGGGTTCATTATGAGACGGGTGATCAGAAAGGAAGATGA
- the csaA gene encoding chaperone CsaA: MATIDDFLKLDILVGTITQAEFFEEAKIPAIKLQIDFGPDIGIKSSSAQITKRYKTEDLIGKQIIGVVNFPTRRIAGFKSEVLVIGGIPEKGDVVLLKPDIILPNGTPIG; encoded by the coding sequence ATGGCAACAATTGATGACTTTTTGAAACTCGATATTCTTGTTGGAACTATTACTCAAGCGGAGTTTTTTGAGGAAGCAAAAATACCCGCTATTAAACTTCAAATTGATTTTGGACCCGATATCGGAATTAAATCTTCAAGTGCACAAATAACAAAACGATATAAGACGGAAGATCTTATTGGGAAACAGATAATAGGTGTAGTTAACTTCCCTACTCGACGTATAGCAGGTTTCAAATCAGAAGTATTAGTTATTGGGGGAATACCGGAAAAGGGGGATGTAGTTCTCTTGAAACCGGATATTATTTTACCTAATGGAACCCCTATTGGATAA
- a CDS encoding GNAT family N-acetyltransferase, protein MYYRKANMNDINQLVHLRKMQLVDEGIEPNQDIDSELNSFFHNKMSDGSLIEWIVEDNEEIIATGAIIFYDFPPSFTSKSGKMGYITNMYTKENYRGQGIATTMLTKLADEARIAGVSKIWLGASTLGRPVYKKFGFIEADYWMELNL, encoded by the coding sequence ATGTACTATCGTAAAGCAAATATGAATGATATTAATCAATTGGTTCATCTAAGAAAAATGCAATTAGTTGATGAAGGGATCGAACCGAATCAAGATATTGATAGCGAACTCAATTCTTTTTTTCACAATAAGATGAGTGATGGTTCGTTAATCGAGTGGATCGTTGAAGACAATGAAGAAATTATTGCTACGGGTGCAATTATCTTCTATGATTTCCCGCCTTCATTCACAAGTAAGAGTGGTAAAATGGGCTATATCACGAATATGTATACGAAAGAAAATTACCGTGGACAAGGGATCGCTACGACTATGTTAACTAAATTAGCTGATGAAGCTAGAATCGCAGGTGTATCAAAAATTTGGCTCGGGGCTTCAACATTAGGTAGACCGGTATATAAAAAGTTTGGTTTTATTGAAGCAGATTATTGGATGGAATTAAATCTTTAG
- a CDS encoding ABC transporter ATP-binding protein, with amino-acid sequence MTALIQIEHVSKFYYMGEETIRALDDITLDIAQGEFVAIMGPSGSGKSTLMNIIGCLDVSDEGLYVLDGKQIHALKDTQLAEIRNGKIGFVFQNFNLLPRLNAYENVELPLIYRGLSRKQREPLVLQALEAVDLLDRKKNFPSELSGGQQQRVAIARTLAGDPPIILADEPTGALDSKTGVEIMDIFRRLNEQGRTIILITHDRQVAEQAKRVVRFRDGRLI; translated from the coding sequence ATGACAGCCTTAATTCAAATTGAGCATGTGAGTAAATTTTACTATATGGGCGAAGAGACCATTCGTGCGTTGGATGACATCACGTTAGACATCGCGCAAGGTGAGTTTGTCGCCATAATGGGGCCTTCGGGCTCCGGGAAGTCCACGCTGATGAATATCATCGGCTGTTTGGACGTATCGGACGAAGGCTTGTATGTGCTGGATGGGAAGCAGATTCACGCGCTGAAAGATACACAATTGGCGGAGATTCGGAATGGGAAGATCGGATTTGTCTTTCAGAATTTTAACCTGCTGCCGAGATTAAACGCTTATGAAAATGTGGAGTTACCGTTGATCTATCGCGGATTATCTAGAAAGCAGCGAGAGCCGCTGGTTTTGCAGGCATTGGAAGCGGTTGATTTGTTGGATCGAAAGAAAAACTTTCCTTCGGAACTGTCCGGTGGGCAGCAGCAACGTGTTGCGATCGCGCGGACTTTGGCTGGGGATCCCCCGATCATCTTGGCAGATGAGCCAACGGGGGCGCTGGATTCCAAGACAGGTGTGGAAATCATGGATATTTTCAGGCGGTTGAATGAGCAGGGGCGGACGATTATTTTAATTACGCATGATCGGCAGGTAGCGGAGCAGGCGAAGCGGGTTGTGAGGTTTCGGGATGGGCGGTTAATTTAA
- a CDS encoding AraC family transcriptional regulator, protein MNKQLHETIQYPDEAFPYIMYTHTNRGSIPEGRGVNDLHWHEELQMTLVTKGKLTIQINGIDYDLETGEAVFINKSVLHIVTHLSHDGEYVSFNFPEKLLAFYSDSAMERNHVLPYTNSYLLSLEIKGDAEWQKQILQTLWEMKKKFERKESWRWQYEISIHTVQLWLILISNISLSSEESSKHNRLQQERLQLMVSFIHQNYKNPINLKEIADVAHLSVSECARSFKKSIHMTPYDYLVKYRIKKSCELLETTEYTITEIARIVGFNHVNHFIQSFKKHRDITPKEYRKIRNEQTPS, encoded by the coding sequence TTGAATAAACAATTACACGAAACCATTCAGTATCCTGACGAGGCATTTCCATACATTATGTACACCCACACGAATCGTGGGTCAATTCCTGAAGGCAGAGGTGTTAACGATCTGCATTGGCACGAAGAATTACAAATGACTTTGGTAACCAAAGGGAAGCTAACGATACAAATCAACGGAATTGACTATGATTTAGAGACAGGTGAGGCCGTCTTTATCAATAAGAGCGTTCTGCACATTGTTACGCACCTTAGTCATGACGGTGAATACGTGAGCTTTAATTTTCCTGAAAAACTGCTCGCCTTTTACTCAGATAGTGCAATGGAAAGGAACCATGTCCTTCCTTACACCAATTCATACTTACTATCATTGGAAATCAAAGGTGACGCGGAGTGGCAAAAGCAAATCCTGCAAACTCTATGGGAAATGAAGAAGAAATTTGAACGTAAAGAATCATGGCGATGGCAGTATGAGATTTCCATCCATACGGTTCAGCTATGGCTAATTCTAATCTCCAATATTTCGTTATCTTCAGAAGAATCATCAAAACATAACAGACTCCAGCAAGAGAGATTACAACTGATGGTTAGCTTTATCCACCAAAACTATAAAAACCCTATTAATTTGAAGGAAATTGCTGACGTAGCCCATTTGAGCGTTTCGGAATGCGCTCGCAGCTTCAAAAAAAGCATCCATATGACTCCTTACGATTACTTGGTTAAGTATCGGATTAAAAAGAGCTGCGAGTTGTTAGAAACGACGGAGTATACAATAACTGAAATAGCCCGAATAGTGGGTTTCAATCACGTCAATCACTTTATCCAGTCCTTTAAAAAGCATCGCGATATTACACCTAAGGAATACCGAAAAATTCGAAATGAACAGACACCTTCATAA
- a CDS encoding extracellular solute-binding protein yields the protein MSKKWSMQIAAVLLSLSLTIVGCSSNSSSTASNAPDKGVAGTAAASTKKVTIRINMDGGELSKEQIAEFQAAHPNITLERVDIDYNKLMGEIAANSEITPDIIRLYGASEFPFYASRGFALNLQPFFNKSELFKKEDLLDVANIFRWDGKAPGKGDIYGFPKDWAPDFNLFINKKLFADAGIAVPSDKESMTWDQVMDYAKKLTKKQDGKFTQWGLYDPLGGGVALNQDLMLEQLASLGKTLYSADNNRIILDSPEAKKIINYWNDAVKAPVGPSALNAEAMNFIDLFTQNKLGMMVVGYWFSGMLRSNELTKSHLDDFMMLPSPIMAGGKRIEATRSGTGGIIYSKTKHPDEAWTVFEWFFGGKPADDRAKSGWGLPGFKSKVALIPKDTNFDKQTFAVINDDLNNLSTLPYNPYISATAMGTIFDKYMTPVYFGKDTVDGAIDKITKEINIQIKENKDIVGAK from the coding sequence GTGTCCAAGAAATGGTCAATGCAGATTGCAGCGGTACTCTTATCCTTATCGTTAACGATTGTTGGTTGCAGTAGTAACTCTTCTTCAACGGCTTCGAATGCTCCCGATAAAGGTGTTGCTGGAACAGCAGCAGCAAGCACAAAAAAAGTGACTATTCGCATAAATATGGATGGTGGAGAGCTTTCAAAAGAACAGATTGCGGAGTTTCAAGCCGCACATCCGAACATTACCTTGGAACGGGTCGATATCGATTACAATAAATTGATGGGGGAGATTGCCGCGAATTCGGAAATAACGCCGGACATCATCCGTCTCTATGGCGCTAGTGAATTTCCTTTTTATGCGAGCAGAGGTTTTGCATTAAATTTGCAGCCTTTTTTTAACAAAAGTGAGCTATTTAAAAAAGAAGATCTACTTGATGTCGCTAATATTTTCAGATGGGATGGAAAAGCGCCAGGTAAAGGAGATATTTATGGATTTCCTAAAGACTGGGCTCCTGATTTTAATCTATTCATCAACAAGAAATTGTTTGCGGATGCAGGAATAGCGGTGCCTAGCGATAAAGAATCAATGACTTGGGATCAAGTAATGGACTATGCAAAGAAATTAACAAAGAAACAAGATGGGAAATTCACCCAGTGGGGTTTGTATGATCCTCTAGGCGGTGGTGTTGCCCTGAATCAAGATCTTATGCTTGAACAGTTGGCGTCCCTAGGGAAAACGTTATACAGCGCAGATAACAATAGAATAATTCTAGATTCACCTGAAGCGAAGAAGATCATCAATTATTGGAATGATGCGGTTAAGGCTCCGGTTGGACCAAGCGCACTAAATGCAGAAGCAATGAATTTTATTGATCTCTTCACACAAAATAAATTGGGTATGATGGTTGTTGGATACTGGTTTAGCGGAATGCTCAGAAGTAATGAACTTACGAAGAGCCATTTGGATGATTTTATGATGCTGCCTTCTCCAATAATGGCTGGCGGAAAACGCATTGAGGCTACACGGAGCGGCACGGGCGGAATTATTTATAGCAAAACCAAACATCCTGATGAAGCTTGGACAGTGTTCGAGTGGTTCTTTGGAGGAAAGCCTGCAGATGATCGAGCAAAAAGCGGATGGGGATTGCCTGGATTTAAATCAAAAGTTGCTTTAATTCCTAAGGATACGAACTTTGACAAACAAACTTTTGCTGTGATAAATGATGATTTGAATAATCTTTCGACATTACCGTATAACCCGTATATTTCTGCAACAGCGATGGGGACTATTTTCGACAAGTATATGACGCCAGTATATTTCGGTAAAGATACAGTCGATGGTGCAATCGATAAAATTACGAAGGAAATTAATATTCAAATTAAAGAGAATAAAGATATTGTTGGCGCTAAATAA
- a CDS encoding sensor histidine kinase, with amino-acid sequence MKWTHRKRIIIAAVGLSLCAQILMVGMGIINAGRVDQDIEANSRAKLLDSASYNITTYLSHMNAMLNYLQSSEFGEYVQSFLTFKDPSIEKQKTDKVNLLLKQMRLSDNFIDTIYILGNYSFQKHIVIHQDQDHLNDEYAPSTSDLALVELLPILQYNRNHPVFFSPGELTGRLKFSATLQSEQKVEIEKFAKALEGRVVINGGVIDENPKAYMVIIVMKENLLSRLVESDPYTTFVLRDSEQKLIDQTASDKGTILNSQVKTINSSGLKLEMVSQRKIENAMNKKAFYMKYIVFLLINLLVTFMITFIYSHYLILPFRKMAHRMNKQHLFFPQQLLLKNKVEKVGMIPILSLRRKLNILFFLAVCIPAVSSGFTYYQFINHYSEQQMKPYVKQASQQVNLNIQRQAIIYEELMNKLTLNPTFINLLNYQNFNSFNIKQTPDISFIQYSGISDVSYLVLYNLLGKQTYSSQILDYFSKNISLDNEIRKQLDKSNAIVWSTNLKDLYNQPTVSLIKQIFDTESPIPKPIGYIQIVLNQSAFQSILPEKNDYLLALNSTGNVLFQNESAKKILKEMMQTRERMLRLEPDSLAYVNVNEVHGMATASHVQGMSWSTFYMENMESLISQRKELFVRYIIVIFSTIVIAMIFAYGLTKWLLQSLEHLKLAMEQQIIEVKMEKRIVYKERDEISDLIDSFNRMMAQINQLMVENIQIAEENSLSRMKQQELSSLKSQAELKMLQMQINPHFLYNTLQSIGMRAKRAGVEEVGFMVYALADLFRYSISQEGHFVQLSDEIKHTRNYIAIQEFRFKDKFTVEWDITEEALECKVIKFVLQPLVENAISHGILNSIREGKIWIKASIQQHMLIISVEDNGVGIETQRLSAILEQWKLEDLPNSAQADPESKGGLGLNNVFYQMKLVYNGLADMTIQSEPFEGTTIQLFIPQDMKKTI; translated from the coding sequence TTGAAATGGACGCATCGAAAACGAATAATTATCGCTGCGGTAGGGTTATCTTTATGTGCACAAATCCTGATGGTCGGAATGGGTATTATCAACGCTGGTAGGGTAGATCAAGACATTGAGGCGAACTCACGTGCGAAGCTGCTTGATTCTGCCAGCTATAATATTACTACTTATTTAAGCCATATGAACGCTATGCTAAATTATTTGCAATCCAGTGAGTTTGGAGAATATGTTCAATCCTTCCTGACATTCAAAGATCCTTCCATCGAAAAACAAAAGACAGATAAGGTGAATTTGTTACTGAAGCAAATGCGTCTTTCTGACAATTTTATCGATACGATTTATATTCTTGGCAACTATTCGTTTCAAAAACATATTGTGATTCATCAAGATCAAGATCATCTAAATGATGAATACGCACCAAGTACATCAGACCTTGCTCTTGTAGAATTATTGCCTATCTTGCAATATAACCGAAACCATCCCGTTTTTTTCTCACCAGGGGAGTTAACGGGACGTCTTAAATTCTCCGCGACACTGCAGTCTGAACAAAAGGTGGAGATTGAGAAGTTCGCTAAAGCTTTAGAAGGCCGTGTAGTCATCAACGGTGGTGTGATAGACGAAAACCCTAAAGCCTATATGGTTATCATAGTGATGAAGGAGAATTTACTAAGCCGACTGGTCGAAAGCGATCCCTATACTACTTTCGTTTTAAGAGACAGTGAACAGAAGCTAATAGATCAAACCGCCTCCGATAAGGGAACTATACTGAATAGTCAAGTCAAAACGATCAATTCCTCGGGGTTAAAGCTGGAGATGGTTTCGCAGCGGAAAATAGAGAACGCTATGAACAAAAAAGCTTTTTATATGAAATATATTGTATTTTTGCTGATTAATTTATTGGTGACTTTTATGATTACGTTCATTTATTCGCATTACCTCATCCTACCGTTTCGCAAAATGGCTCATCGGATGAACAAACAGCACCTATTCTTTCCGCAGCAATTATTACTCAAGAACAAAGTGGAAAAAGTAGGGATGATCCCCATTTTATCCTTGCGTAGAAAACTCAATATTTTATTTTTTCTAGCGGTATGTATTCCAGCCGTTTCTTCTGGTTTTACTTATTATCAGTTTATTAACCATTATTCGGAACAACAGATGAAACCTTATGTCAAACAAGCATCGCAGCAAGTGAATTTGAATATTCAAAGACAAGCAATCATCTATGAGGAATTAATGAATAAGCTAACGCTTAATCCTACATTTATTAACTTGCTTAATTATCAAAACTTTAACAGTTTTAATATAAAACAAACACCTGATATCTCCTTCATTCAATATTCCGGGATTAGCGACGTATCCTATTTAGTGTTGTATAACCTCTTGGGGAAGCAAACCTATTCAAGTCAAATTTTGGATTATTTCTCAAAAAATATATCTTTGGACAACGAAATAAGAAAGCAGTTGGATAAGTCGAATGCAATTGTTTGGTCCACGAATTTGAAGGATCTCTATAATCAACCAACGGTCTCGTTAATCAAGCAAATTTTTGATACGGAGAGTCCAATACCTAAGCCAATTGGTTATATTCAGATCGTGTTGAATCAATCGGCGTTTCAATCGATTCTTCCAGAGAAAAACGACTATTTGTTAGCTTTGAATTCTACGGGGAATGTGCTTTTTCAGAACGAGTCTGCGAAGAAAATATTAAAGGAAATGATGCAAACTAGAGAGAGGATGCTGCGTCTTGAGCCGGATTCACTTGCATACGTAAATGTGAATGAGGTTCATGGTATGGCAACCGCTAGCCATGTTCAGGGAATGAGTTGGAGTACCTTTTATATGGAAAATATGGAGTCCTTAATCTCACAACGAAAAGAACTATTTGTCAGGTACATAATTGTTATATTCTCGACGATTGTGATTGCCATGATCTTTGCATATGGACTCACCAAGTGGTTGCTCCAATCCTTGGAGCACCTAAAACTAGCCATGGAGCAACAAATTATTGAAGTGAAGATGGAAAAGAGGATTGTATATAAGGAGCGTGATGAAATTAGTGATCTCATTGATAGCTTTAATCGTATGATGGCGCAAATCAATCAGCTGATGGTAGAGAATATTCAGATTGCAGAAGAAAACAGCTTAAGTCGAATGAAGCAACAGGAGCTGTCGTCTTTAAAATCGCAGGCGGAATTAAAGATGCTGCAGATGCAAATCAACCCTCATTTTCTTTATAATACGCTGCAAAGTATTGGGATGCGAGCAAAAAGAGCAGGTGTAGAGGAAGTGGGTTTTATGGTTTATGCATTAGCAGATTTGTTCCGTTATAGCATAAGCCAAGAGGGCCATTTTGTTCAGCTTTCAGACGAGATTAAACACACCAGAAACTATATTGCGATTCAAGAATTTCGATTTAAAGATAAATTCACTGTGGAATGGGATATAACGGAGGAAGCGCTTGAATGCAAAGTGATTAAATTTGTTTTACAGCCACTTGTAGAAAACGCAATATCCCATGGCATCTTAAATTCAATTCGTGAAGGTAAAATATGGATCAAAGCTTCTATTCAACAACATATGCTGATTATTTCCGTTGAGGATAATGGTGTGGGGATTGAAACTCAGCGTTTATCTGCCATATTAGAGCAGTGGAAGTTAGAGGATCTACCCAATTCAGCCCAAGCAGATCCGGAAAGTAAAGGGGGGCTAGGTTTAAATAATGTTTTTTATCAGATGAAATTGGTTTATAACGGGCTAGCCGATATGACCATCCAAAGCGAACCTTTTGAAGGTACGACTATACAATTATTTATTCCACAAGATATGAAAAAAACGATATAG
- a CDS encoding carbohydrate ABC transporter permease, translating to MVNSLQPLFTGVTWFPSHPTFENFRLAFTLQPFWLYFKNSCILVLISVGIPIITSFFSAFAFARLRAKFKGILFMMILSTMMVPATVTQIPQYVLFHEYGLLGTYWPWILGGIGGSPFIIFLYRQFFMNVPKELDEAARIDGCSTFGIIFRIYIPISLPVVATAGILLFNASWGTDYLAPYMFLQERQYPLATQLMQIGYYLPSAPTVSLFQVQQAALVIFVLPILIVFLFGQRYLISGIMTGAVKS from the coding sequence ATGGTCAATTCGCTTCAGCCGCTTTTTACTGGAGTCACTTGGTTTCCATCTCATCCAACTTTTGAAAACTTTCGTCTTGCGTTTACGCTTCAACCATTTTGGCTGTACTTCAAAAATTCGTGTATCCTTGTACTTATTTCAGTAGGAATACCCATCATAACCAGCTTTTTCTCTGCATTTGCTTTTGCTCGACTGAGAGCCAAATTCAAAGGGATATTGTTTATGATGATATTATCAACGATGATGGTGCCTGCGACCGTTACACAGATCCCGCAATATGTATTGTTTCATGAATATGGACTTTTGGGCACGTATTGGCCGTGGATTCTCGGTGGAATTGGCGGAAGTCCCTTTATCATTTTTCTTTATCGTCAATTTTTTATGAATGTTCCAAAAGAGCTTGATGAAGCCGCTCGAATAGATGGTTGTTCTACGTTCGGGATTATTTTTCGCATCTATATCCCAATTTCTTTACCGGTTGTTGCGACAGCAGGCATATTATTGTTTAACGCGAGCTGGGGAACCGATTATCTAGCACCTTATATGTTTTTACAGGAAAGACAATACCCTCTGGCCACTCAATTGATGCAGATAGGCTATTACCTTCCTTCTGCGCCTACTGTTAGTTTGTTTCAAGTACAGCAAGCTGCTTTAGTTATCTTTGTGTTGCCGATTCTAATCGTGTTCTTATTCGGACAACGTTATTTAATAAGCGGGATCATGACGGGTGCAGTGAAATCGTAG
- a CDS encoding response regulator transcription factor gives MYNILIVDDEYEIRNGLENYDWGLLGINVIGSCENGLTAFQRISAEPVDILLTDIRMPFMDGFELIQHVTQKFSYIKVVVLTGYNDFSYAKQGIRFGISDYLLKPVNNTDIKEAFSKIVQELDNKRLIDIRNKTLERKAKLTAYFLRQRFMQKLLFQSLTQDEIEEGCSESEMILESGYYAIAILQLDRKEEQVDFYSHREWSLILFALDNILTEIWDGKDHGYHWIDPSTGKCYLLCNDHNLLREKESYGPLLMERVEEITDNFQRIRGLLLSTVSSGVGPIVEHAKQIYLSSLSISNAIHANNNKQITLFEPHVLALPETLLPQSKNNGQDILLKDGSSQEIIEEAKRFINQNFERSITLQDVADHIHFNRNYLSSLFRKATGKNYIHYLTDCRMEQAIKLLQQSTYKVYEISEMVGYSTPAYFIDLFRKHTGHTPHEFRSIQDNKGGMDH, from the coding sequence ATGTATAATATTCTGATTGTTGATGATGAGTATGAAATTCGCAATGGTTTAGAGAATTATGATTGGGGATTATTGGGTATTAACGTGATTGGGAGCTGTGAAAATGGACTGACGGCTTTTCAACGAATTTCCGCAGAACCAGTGGATATCCTGCTAACGGACATTCGTATGCCCTTTATGGATGGTTTTGAGTTGATTCAGCACGTCACTCAGAAGTTCTCTTATATCAAAGTAGTTGTTTTGACCGGTTACAACGACTTTTCATATGCAAAACAAGGGATTCGTTTTGGGATATCTGATTACTTATTGAAACCCGTTAACAACACGGATATTAAAGAAGCGTTCAGTAAAATTGTACAAGAGCTGGATAACAAACGATTAATTGATATCAGAAACAAAACGTTGGAACGGAAAGCGAAGCTCACTGCCTATTTTTTACGTCAAAGGTTTATGCAAAAACTTCTCTTCCAGAGCTTAACGCAAGATGAAATTGAGGAAGGGTGCTCAGAAAGTGAGATGATTTTAGAAAGTGGCTATTATGCTATCGCTATTTTGCAACTGGATCGTAAAGAAGAACAAGTTGATTTTTACTCGCACCGTGAGTGGAGTTTAATTTTATTTGCATTAGATAATATTCTTACTGAAATCTGGGATGGTAAAGATCATGGCTATCATTGGATCGATCCGTCTACAGGTAAATGTTACTTATTATGTAACGATCACAATCTTCTTCGTGAAAAAGAGAGTTACGGCCCTTTACTCATGGAAAGAGTTGAGGAGATCACAGATAATTTCCAACGCATTCGTGGACTCTTGTTATCGACGGTATCATCAGGAGTTGGTCCAATTGTAGAGCATGCAAAGCAAATATATTTATCCAGCTTAAGCATTTCCAATGCCATTCATGCAAATAACAATAAACAAATCACACTTTTTGAACCTCATGTCCTTGCCCTGCCAGAAACCTTGCTACCCCAATCGAAAAATAATGGACAAGATATTCTTCTAAAAGATGGATCTTCACAAGAAATCATCGAAGAAGCAAAGCGTTTTATCAATCAAAACTTCGAACGTTCGATCACATTACAAGACGTAGCGGATCATATCCATTTTAATCGGAATTATTTAAGCTCTTTATTTAGAAAAGCAACAGGAAAGAATTATATTCACTATTTAACGGACTGTAGAATGGAACAAGCGATTAAATTGCTGCAGCAATCTACCTATAAGGTTTATGAAATATCCGAGATGGTTGGGTATTCCACTCCAGCTTATTTTATAGATCTTTTTCGTAAACATACGGGTCATACTCCCCATGAATTCCGGTCTATTCAGGACAATAAAGGGGGAATGGACCATTGA
- a CDS encoding DMT family transporter yields MGKFNKFSLSSRPFMLLFISILSVSISSIMIKLSDTPTSVAGMYRLFISVIIMLTFVPWKLFRSIEMNKKDWIIVLIAGLFLGLHFLFWMESLVYTSVASSMVIFSLQPLFVMLGSFFLFKERASRLTVCCLMVALLGSVLIAWGDIVISKEALIGDGLSLIGTLFVSAYLLAGQKVSRKIHTNVYSIIVFFIGGTVMLVYNLFNNNSLVEYDSSEWTYFLLLAIIPTIFGQYIFNLLLKSIGATTVSVGIIGEPVIAIILAYLLLGETISLFQFLGGMMTLFGMGMYFWSKTLRSNVQISN; encoded by the coding sequence GTGGGTAAATTTAATAAATTTTCGTTATCATCTCGTCCCTTTATGCTGTTATTCATCAGTATATTGTCCGTTTCAATCTCTTCGATCATGATAAAACTTTCAGATACACCTACGTCTGTGGCTGGGATGTACAGATTGTTTATTTCCGTTATTATCATGCTCACATTTGTGCCTTGGAAATTATTTCGATCCATTGAGATGAATAAAAAGGACTGGATTATCGTACTTATTGCCGGTCTATTTCTAGGGCTGCACTTTTTATTCTGGATGGAATCACTGGTCTATACCTCTGTCGCAAGCTCTATGGTCATCTTCTCGTTGCAGCCATTATTTGTCATGCTCGGATCCTTCTTTTTGTTCAAGGAACGAGCAAGTCGACTAACGGTTTGTTGCTTGATGGTTGCTCTTCTTGGCTCAGTCCTTATCGCTTGGGGAGATATAGTGATTTCGAAAGAAGCATTAATTGGAGACGGCTTATCATTAATAGGCACTCTCTTCGTTTCAGCCTATTTGTTGGCGGGGCAGAAAGTAAGCCGAAAAATCCATACAAATGTGTACAGCATTATCGTTTTTTTTATTGGCGGGACCGTCATGCTCGTTTACAATCTGTTTAATAATAATTCTTTAGTTGAATATGACTCATCCGAATGGACTTACTTTTTATTGCTAGCGATAATCCCAACTATCTTTGGACAGTATATTTTTAATCTCTTGTTAAAATCAATTGGGGCAACTACTGTCTCAGTAGGTATTATTGGAGAACCTGTTATTGCCATTATTCTCGCGTATCTATTATTAGGAGAAACAATTTCTTTATTTCAGTTTTTAGGTGGGATGATGACTTTATTCGGTATGGGTATGTATTTTTGGTCAAAAACTTTAAGGTCCAACGTTCAAATTAGCAACTAA